One genomic window of Rhizomicrobium sp. includes the following:
- a CDS encoding M3 family oligoendopeptidase, with translation MKTIRFAALFLAVAVLGGVLAVAKPAAKLAPAPIDPAYMWDLSDLYPSAEAWTAERDRVKTATEGFGKYKGTLGKSAKDMLAALTAFSDAQRAGARLTAYAGLKADEDVRVAANQERQQLAASLSTLYNEKTAWVTPEILGLGADKAHAFEAAEPELARRFGFYLDNVLRQAPHTLSGESESVLASAGDVLSQPAAIYSVLANAEVPFPSVKLSDGSTATIDQGSYSKYRQSPVRADRKRVFDAFWGMWKKYEGTLGATLTTQVMGEVFNAKVRHYPNSLAAAVFADDMPEAVYRQLVAQANAGLPTMYRYLKLRRKLLGIKDELAYYDIYPSMFKLGQPQHFTVADSEHIALDVTSEYGPEYVAELKKGFAGRWMDVLPRPGKAGGAYMQGSAYDVHPYLHFNHNYDYEALSTFVHEWGHAVHTLLTHDTQPFENSNYSTFTAETASITNEMLLSDYMVAHARTDAEKLYYLGEALELERATFFRQTMFAEFQLALHEEVEAGRALSGTRMSEIYCGLLKKYHGDAQGVMKIDPAYCTEWEFIPHFYYGFYVWQYATSMAGAASFADAIEHEGKPAQDRFIALLKAGGSDYPYNIYKKAGLDMATPAPYEALLARMNRTMDQIDTIEAKRP, from the coding sequence ATGAAAACGATACGGTTTGCAGCGCTGTTCCTGGCGGTCGCCGTTCTTGGCGGCGTGCTGGCGGTCGCCAAACCCGCGGCGAAACTGGCGCCGGCGCCCATCGACCCTGCTTACATGTGGGACTTATCCGACCTCTATCCCTCGGCGGAAGCCTGGACCGCGGAACGTGATCGCGTGAAGACCGCGACGGAGGGCTTCGGCAAATACAAAGGCACGCTCGGCAAGAGCGCGAAAGACATGCTGGCGGCGCTGACCGCCTTCAGCGACGCCCAGCGCGCCGGCGCGCGGCTTACGGCCTATGCCGGCCTCAAAGCCGACGAGGACGTCCGCGTTGCCGCCAACCAGGAGCGGCAGCAGCTCGCCGCCTCTTTGAGCACGCTCTATAATGAGAAGACGGCCTGGGTGACGCCCGAAATCCTCGGCCTCGGCGCCGACAAGGCGCACGCTTTCGAAGCCGCCGAGCCCGAACTTGCCCGCCGCTTCGGCTTCTATCTCGACAATGTCCTGCGCCAGGCGCCGCATACGCTGTCGGGCGAGTCGGAATCGGTGCTCGCTTCGGCCGGCGACGTGCTCTCCCAGCCCGCCGCGATCTACAGCGTGCTCGCCAATGCCGAGGTGCCGTTTCCCTCCGTGAAGCTGTCGGACGGCAGCACCGCGACCATCGACCAGGGCAGCTATTCGAAATACCGCCAGTCGCCGGTCCGCGCCGACCGCAAGCGTGTATTCGATGCGTTCTGGGGCATGTGGAAGAAGTACGAAGGCACGCTGGGCGCGACGCTGACGACGCAGGTGATGGGCGAAGTGTTCAACGCCAAGGTGCGGCACTATCCCAATTCGCTGGCCGCCGCCGTCTTCGCCGACGATATGCCCGAAGCGGTCTACCGCCAATTGGTGGCGCAGGCCAATGCCGGGCTGCCGACGATGTATCGCTATCTGAAGCTGCGCAGGAAGCTGCTCGGCATCAAGGACGAGCTTGCCTATTACGACATCTATCCCTCGATGTTCAAACTCGGCCAGCCGCAGCACTTCACCGTCGCGGATTCCGAACACATCGCGCTCGACGTGACCTCTGAATATGGTCCCGAATATGTCGCCGAGCTGAAGAAGGGTTTCGCGGGCCGCTGGATGGACGTGCTGCCGCGTCCCGGCAAGGCCGGCGGCGCCTATATGCAGGGCTCGGCCTATGACGTGCATCCCTATCTGCACTTCAATCACAATTACGATTACGAGGCGTTGTCGACCTTCGTCCACGAATGGGGCCATGCGGTCCATACGCTGCTGACGCACGACACCCAGCCCTTCGAGAATTCGAACTATTCGACCTTCACGGCCGAGACTGCCTCGATCACCAACGAGATGCTGCTCAGCGACTACATGGTCGCTCATGCGAGGACCGACGCGGAAAAGCTCTACTATCTCGGCGAGGCGCTGGAGCTGGAACGCGCCACCTTCTTCCGCCAGACCATGTTCGCCGAATTCCAGCTCGCGCTGCACGAGGAGGTCGAGGCCGGCCGTGCTTTGTCCGGCACGCGCATGTCGGAAATCTATTGTGGCCTGCTCAAGAAATATCACGGCGACGCACAAGGCGTCATGAAGATCGACCCGGCCTATTGCACGGAGTGGGAATTCATCCCGCACTTCTATTACGGCTTCTATGTCTGGCAGTACGCCACGTCGATGGCCGGCGCCGCGAGCTTCGCCGATGCGATCGAGCATGAAGGCAAGCCGGCGCAGGACCGCTTCATCGCGCTCCTGAAGGCCGGCGGCTCGGACTATCCCTACAACATCTACAAGAAGGCGGGCCTCGACATGGCGACGCCGGCGCCCTATGAGGCGCTGCTCGCGCGCATGAACCGCACGATGGATCAGATCGACACGATCGAGGCGAAGCGGCCATGA
- a CDS encoding SIMPL domain-containing protein (The SIMPL domain is named for its presence in mouse protein SIMPL (signalling molecule that associates with mouse pelle-like kinase). Bacterial member BP26, from Brucella, was shown to assemble into a channel-like structure, while YggE from E. coli has been associated with resistance to oxidative stress.), producing the protein MRFPGFAGLAFGAALALLMAATSADAADVSRTISVNGQGEARGVPDQAELSAGVATVDATADAALAANARKMTAVFDALKRLGVPERAIQTSNFSVQPQYAQATGNGPERITGYQVSNQVDVTLDDTKKLGPALDALVGAGANQINSVGFDIRDPGALQTAAREAAIGDALKRAKTYAEAADAEVGTVISIQENGTEAPRPMFRAMAVSRAGGAPTPTAAGELGVTVNVTVVFELK; encoded by the coding sequence ATGAGATTTCCAGGATTTGCCGGGCTTGCCTTCGGCGCCGCCCTCGCCCTGCTCATGGCCGCGACCTCCGCCGATGCCGCGGACGTTTCGCGCACCATCTCGGTCAACGGCCAGGGCGAGGCGCGCGGCGTTCCCGACCAGGCCGAATTGAGCGCGGGCGTCGCCACCGTGGACGCCACGGCCGACGCCGCGCTGGCGGCCAACGCCCGCAAGATGACGGCGGTGTTCGATGCGCTGAAGCGGCTGGGCGTGCCCGAACGCGCGATCCAGACCTCCAACTTCTCGGTCCAGCCGCAATATGCGCAGGCCACCGGCAACGGCCCCGAGCGCATCACCGGCTATCAGGTGTCCAACCAGGTCGACGTGACGCTCGACGATACGAAGAAGCTGGGCCCGGCGCTGGATGCGCTGGTCGGCGCGGGGGCGAACCAGATCAATTCGGTCGGCTTCGACATTCGCGACCCCGGCGCACTGCAGACGGCGGCGCGCGAGGCGGCCATCGGCGATGCGCTGAAGCGGGCCAAGACCTACGCCGAAGCGGCCGACGCGGAGGTTGGTACTGTCATCTCGATCCAGGAGAACGGCACGGAGGCACCGCGACCGATGTTTCGCGCGATGGCGGTTTCGAGAGCGGGCGGAGCACCGACACCCACCGCGGCCGGCGAGTTGGGCGTGACAGTCAACGTGACGGTGGTGTTCGAACTGAAGTGA